One genomic region from Uloborus diversus isolate 005 chromosome 2, Udiv.v.3.1, whole genome shotgun sequence encodes:
- the LOC129217631 gene encoding ras-related protein Rap-1b-like → MPSSHTPSLNSVNENACYDIKGHYRLVLMGAACVGKTAIVHQFLYDYFPTEYMPTVEELYRGEYDVGNTGLVLDILDTSGTYEFPAMRKLAVDTGDAFILVYAINDDKSFEEVRRLKQMILEHKQSDVPIVVVGNKCDLEKQRMVQKEVADTIVTIDWENRFVESSAKEGCNIVKIFKEILVQANFPYDLNPAVQKRRTSLPLYALPKSNNNVIKNKKIKRNSCAVS, encoded by the coding sequence ATGCCGAGCTCCCACACCCCATCGCTGAACAGCGTCAACGAGAATGCCTGCTATGACATCAAAGGTCACTATAGGTTAGTCCTGATGGGGGCTGCTTGCGTAGGCAAAACAGCAATCGTACACCAGTTTCTGTACGACTACTTCCCGACCGAGTACATGCCAACGGTAGAAGAGCTGTACAGGGGTGAGTACGATGTAGGTAATACTGGTTTAGTACTTGACATCCTTGACACTAGTGGTACTTATGAGTTTCCAGCCATGCGAAAACTTGCTGTTGACACTGGAGACGCTTTCATCCTGGTCTACGCCATCAACGACGACAAGTCTTTCGAGGAAGTTCGAAGACTGAAGCAAATGATTCTGGAACACAAGCAATCCGACGTTCCCATAGTAGTGGTTGGCAATAAATGTGATCTCGAAAAGCAGAGGATGGTGCAGAAGGAGGTCGCCGATACAATCGTCACCATCGATTGGGAAAATCGATTCGTGGAGTCTTCTGCCAAAGAGGGCTGCAACATCGTGAAGATTTTCAAGGAAATCCTCGTCCAAGCCAACTTTCCTTATGATCTGAATCCAGCGGTCCAGAAACGGAGAACATCTCTCCCCCTCTACGCATTGCCGAAGTCCAATAACAATGTCATCAAGAACAAGAAGATCAAGCGAAACAGTTGCGCTGTTTCATAA